Proteins encoded together in one Schumannella luteola window:
- the rsmH gene encoding 16S rRNA (cytosine(1402)-N(4))-methyltransferase RsmH → MAHDQIHIPVLLERCIELLAPALDHDGAVLVDATLGLGGHAEAFLERFPKLHLVGLDRDTEAQRLAGERLARFSDRLDLVHTEYHHLRDALDSLGIEKVSGFLFDLGVSSMQLDRAERGFAYSQDAPLDMRMDSTAELTAAKVLAEYDEGALRRIFQQYGEEKLASRYARRIVERRQESPLTTSAELVQLLIDATPAAVQRERSGHPAKRVFQALRIEVNGELDGVEQAIPAGLDALEPGGRMVVLAYHSLEDRIVKREFTARTTSTAPRGLPVELPEHRPQFRLLVRGAELASDDEKDINPRAASVRLRAAERITESA, encoded by the coding sequence ATGGCACACGACCAGATCCACATCCCCGTCCTGCTCGAGCGCTGCATCGAGCTGCTCGCCCCCGCCCTCGACCACGACGGCGCGGTGCTCGTCGACGCGACCCTCGGCCTCGGCGGTCACGCCGAGGCCTTCCTCGAGCGCTTCCCGAAGCTGCACCTCGTCGGCCTCGACCGCGACACCGAGGCGCAGCGTCTCGCCGGCGAGCGCCTCGCGCGCTTCTCCGACCGCCTCGACCTCGTGCACACCGAGTACCACCACCTGCGCGATGCCCTCGACTCGCTCGGCATCGAGAAGGTCTCCGGCTTCCTCTTCGACCTCGGCGTCTCGTCCATGCAGCTCGACCGCGCCGAGCGCGGCTTCGCCTACTCGCAGGATGCGCCGCTCGACATGCGCATGGACTCCACCGCCGAGCTCACGGCCGCGAAGGTGCTCGCCGAGTACGACGAGGGCGCACTGCGCCGCATCTTCCAGCAGTACGGCGAGGAGAAGCTCGCGTCACGCTATGCGCGCCGCATCGTCGAGCGACGCCAGGAATCGCCGCTGACGACCTCGGCCGAGCTCGTGCAGCTGCTGATCGACGCCACCCCCGCGGCGGTGCAGCGCGAGCGCAGCGGTCACCCGGCCAAGCGGGTCTTCCAGGCGCTGCGCATCGAGGTCAACGGCGAGCTCGACGGCGTCGAGCAGGCCATCCCCGCGGGACTCGACGCCCTCGAGCCGGGTGGGCGCATGGTCGTGCTCGCCTACCACTCGCTCGAGGACCGCATCGTCAAGCGCGAGTTCACCGCCCGCACCACCTCGACCGCCCCGCGCGGCCTGCCGGTGGAGCTGCCCGAGCACCGCCCGCAGTTCCGACTGCTGGTGCGCGGCGCCGAGCTGGCGAGCGACG
- the mraZ gene encoding division/cell wall cluster transcriptional repressor MraZ, translating into MLLGTFAPKLDDKGRIILPAKFWDEFSGGVVLTRGQERAVFMYSQREFENVHEQMRQASTGSKRTRDFLRLFLSGASQEIPDKQRRITIPPLLREYAGLDRDLTVIGAGSRAEIWSTSAWNDYTAATEAAFADADEEVIPGLF; encoded by the coding sequence ATGCTGCTCGGCACGTTCGCACCCAAGCTCGACGACAAAGGGCGCATCATCCTGCCCGCCAAGTTCTGGGATGAGTTCTCCGGCGGCGTCGTGCTGACGCGCGGCCAGGAGCGCGCGGTCTTCATGTACAGCCAGCGCGAGTTCGAGAACGTGCACGAGCAGATGCGTCAGGCCTCCACCGGCAGCAAGCGCACCCGCGACTTCCTGCGCCTCTTCCTCTCCGGCGCGAGCCAGGAGATCCCCGACAAGCAGCGCCGCATCACGATCCCGCCACTGCTGCGCGAGTACGCCGGCCTCGACCGCGACCTCACCGTCATCGGTGCAGGAAGCCGCGCCGAGATCTGGAGCACCAGCGCCTGGAACGACTACACCGCCGCCACCGAGGCCGCGTTCGCCGACGCCGACGAGGAGGTGATCCCCGGGCTCTTCTGA
- a CDS encoding DUF3040 domain-containing protein has product MPLSEQEQRLLDEMERNLYQNDADFVATVGTGRSRPGVAIIALGVIAAVVGIGLLIVGVATRQPIIGAAGFVFMFGGALFAISPPKRFLRQSAPKPVRDSGLLHDLGERFEHRRDGDRDA; this is encoded by the coding sequence ATGCCACTGTCCGAGCAGGAGCAGCGACTCCTCGACGAGATGGAGCGCAACCTCTACCAGAACGACGCCGACTTCGTGGCGACGGTCGGCACGGGGCGCTCGCGACCGGGCGTCGCCATCATCGCCCTCGGCGTGATCGCGGCCGTCGTCGGCATCGGGCTCCTCATCGTCGGCGTCGCGACGCGTCAGCCGATCATCGGCGCGGCCGGCTTCGTCTTCATGTTCGGCGGGGCGCTGTTCGCCATCTCTCCGCCGAAGCGCTTCCTGCGCCAGTCGGCGCCCAAGCCGGTCCGCGACAGCGGACTGCTGCACGATCTCGGCGAGCGCTTCGAGCACCGCCGCGACGGCGACCGGGACGCGTAG
- a CDS encoding polyprenyl synthetase family protein, producing the protein MAGSLRFVDLVQNRLDDLLADRGSALTRISPDLDDLTRVARDLLGGGKRFRALFCYWGWQAVAGREREADLLPDADDSLDLAPITAAASALEIFHAAALVHDDIMDNSDLRRGRPSTHRRLEAVHRERGLRGDAERYGMSGALLLGDLLLGWSDELLDDGLRDVPLEHARATRDEFAVMRTEVTAGQYLDILEESSWHLHGDDEQLRRAQRVVLYKSAKYSVEAPLVIGASIAGADADQIGALRGFGVPLGIAFQLRDDLLGVFGDPEVTGKPSGDDLREGKRTVLIALARESLSGSARNLLDELLGDPELDDEQIRMLQSTIRASGAVDQLEGVIRREVERATSALDAAPLTRSARAELLRLADAVTRREA; encoded by the coding sequence GTGGCTGGGAGTTTGCGCTTTGTCGATCTGGTGCAGAACCGGCTCGACGATCTGCTCGCCGATCGGGGCTCGGCGCTCACGCGCATCTCCCCCGATCTCGACGATCTGACGAGGGTCGCCCGCGACCTGCTCGGCGGCGGGAAGCGCTTCCGCGCGCTGTTCTGCTACTGGGGATGGCAGGCCGTCGCCGGCCGCGAGCGGGAGGCCGACCTGCTGCCCGACGCGGACGACTCGCTCGATCTCGCCCCGATCACCGCCGCGGCCTCCGCCCTCGAGATCTTCCACGCCGCCGCGCTCGTGCACGACGACATCATGGACAACTCCGACCTCCGTCGCGGCCGCCCCTCCACCCACCGGCGACTCGAGGCCGTGCACCGCGAGCGCGGGCTGCGCGGCGACGCCGAGCGCTACGGGATGTCGGGCGCGCTGCTGCTCGGCGATCTGCTGCTCGGCTGGAGCGATGAGCTGCTCGACGACGGACTGCGTGACGTGCCCCTCGAGCACGCCAGGGCGACGCGCGACGAGTTCGCTGTCATGCGCACGGAGGTCACGGCCGGGCAGTACCTCGACATCCTCGAGGAGTCGTCGTGGCATCTGCACGGCGACGACGAGCAGCTGCGCCGCGCGCAGCGCGTCGTGCTCTACAAGTCGGCGAAGTACAGCGTCGAGGCCCCGCTCGTGATCGGCGCCTCGATCGCCGGCGCCGACGCCGATCAGATCGGCGCGCTGCGCGGCTTCGGCGTGCCGCTCGGCATCGCGTTCCAGCTGCGTGACGACCTGCTCGGCGTCTTCGGCGACCCGGAGGTCACCGGCAAGCCCTCGGGCGACGACCTGCGCGAGGGCAAGCGCACCGTGCTGATCGCGCTCGCGCGCGAATCGCTCTCCGGCTCGGCGCGCAACCTGCTCGACGAGCTGCTGGGCGATCCGGAGCTCGATGACGAGCAGATCCGGATGCTGCAGTCGACGATCCGGGCGAGCGGCGCGGTCGATCAGCTCGAGGGCGTCATCCGCCGCGAGGTCGAGCGGGCGACCTCGGCGCTCGATGCCGCCCCGCTGACGCGCTCGGCACGGGCCGAGCTGCTGCGCCTCGCCGACGCGGTGACGCGCCGCGAGGCCTGA
- a CDS encoding Rv2175c family DNA-binding protein, which produces MSDTSATAWLTVPDLVEILGIPQGRVRRLIEERVLLGTRRDGVLRVPAVFVRDGEPLSELRGTATLLADIGFDDDEAIDWLLATEDSLGVAPIDALLAGRKAEVRRVAQALA; this is translated from the coding sequence GTGAGCGACACCTCTGCGACCGCCTGGCTGACCGTTCCCGATCTCGTCGAGATCCTCGGCATCCCGCAGGGGCGGGTGCGCCGCCTGATCGAGGAGCGCGTGCTGCTCGGCACGCGTCGCGACGGCGTGCTGCGGGTGCCCGCCGTGTTCGTGCGCGACGGCGAGCCGCTGAGCGAGCTGCGCGGCACCGCGACGCTGCTGGCCGACATCGGCTTCGATGACGACGAGGCGATCGACTGGCTGCTCGCGACGGAGGACAGCCTCGGCGTCGCACCGATCGACGCGCTGCTCGCGGGCCGCAAGGCCGAGGTGCGCCGGGTCGCTCAGGCGCTCGCCTGA
- a CDS encoding LysM peptidoglycan-binding domain-containing protein produces MTGDNEARTATGSLLAALKATAARRAASTDTGAWTRASRVTVPLVVAGALTVSMNLTAPIPAAHAAPKKAVKPPKNAITPAPAAVKAPALPSVAPASAPASYKVAAGDTVSSIAQRFGVSTAGLLAANGLGWKSLIFPGQVLKIGGATPSTATTAPAAAAPAAGRYTIKAGDTVGAIAARFGTTTQSVLSANGLSWTSIIYPGQTLAIPGGISAVPASNVTPAPSTGSSTPAVPAPATKSYTIRTGDTVSSIAAANGISVQALMDANGLTGSAVIFAGRTLTIPAVTSPAVAQDGTTVTPLSAEMAANARVIIRVGRELGVSDRGIIIALAAAMQESSLRNIAYGDRDSVGLFQQRPSQNWGAKEKLLDTTYAARLFYGGPKNPNAGITRGLLEIAGWQSMTLTQAAQAVQISAYPNAYARWEKSATAWLKQLG; encoded by the coding sequence ATGACCGGAGACAACGAAGCGCGCACAGCGACCGGATCGCTGCTCGCCGCGCTGAAGGCGACCGCCGCCCGTCGCGCCGCGTCGACCGACACCGGCGCCTGGACCCGCGCGAGCCGCGTCACCGTGCCCCTCGTCGTGGCCGGCGCCCTCACCGTGTCGATGAACCTGACCGCGCCGATCCCGGCCGCGCACGCAGCGCCGAAGAAGGCCGTCAAGCCGCCGAAGAACGCGATCACCCCCGCGCCCGCCGCCGTCAAGGCCCCGGCGCTCCCCTCGGTGGCTCCCGCCTCGGCCCCCGCCAGCTACAAGGTCGCCGCGGGCGACACGGTCTCGTCGATCGCCCAGCGCTTCGGCGTCAGCACGGCGGGACTGCTCGCCGCGAACGGTCTCGGCTGGAAGTCGCTCATCTTCCCCGGGCAGGTGCTCAAGATCGGCGGGGCGACCCCGAGCACGGCGACCACGGCACCCGCCGCGGCGGCGCCCGCCGCGGGCCGCTACACGATCAAGGCCGGCGACACGGTCGGGGCGATCGCCGCCCGCTTCGGCACCACGACGCAGTCGGTGCTCAGCGCCAACGGCCTCAGCTGGACGAGCATCATCTACCCCGGCCAGACCCTCGCGATCCCGGGCGGCATCAGCGCCGTGCCGGCCTCGAACGTCACGCCCGCGCCGTCGACCGGCTCGAGCACGCCCGCCGTGCCCGCTCCCGCGACCAAGAGCTACACGATCAGGACCGGCGACACGGTCTCGTCGATCGCCGCGGCCAACGGGATCTCGGTGCAGGCGCTCATGGACGCCAACGGCCTCACCGGGTCCGCGGTCATCTTCGCCGGACGCACCCTGACCATCCCCGCGGTCACCTCGCCCGCGGTCGCGCAGGACGGCACGACCGTCACCCCGCTCAGCGCCGAGATGGCCGCGAACGCCCGCGTGATCATCCGCGTCGGCCGTGAGCTCGGCGTCTCCGACCGCGGCATCATCATCGCCCTCGCCGCCGCCATGCAGGAGTCGAGCCTGCGCAACATCGCCTACGGCGACCGGGACTCGGTCGGCCTCTTCCAGCAGCGCCCGAGCCAGAACTGGGGCGCCAAGGAGAAGCTGCTCGACACGACCTACGCCGCCCGTCTGTTCTACGGCGGCCCGAAGAACCCGAACGCCGGCATCACGCGCGGCCTGCTCGAGATCGCGGGCTGGCAGAGCATGACCCTCACGCAGGCCGCCCAGGCGGTGCAGATCTCGGCCTACCCGAACGCCTACGCGCGCTGGGAGAAGAGCGCGACGGCCTGGCTCAAGCAGCTCGGCTGA
- the pknB gene encoding Stk1 family PASTA domain-containing Ser/Thr kinase, which translates to MSVSTSDPTIGRLIDGRYQVRSRIARGGMATVYLATDLRLERRVAIKIMHGHLADDNQFKQRFIQEARSAARLAHPNVVNVFDQGQDDESAYLVMEYLPGITLRDLLHDYGALTSEQTIDITEAVLSGLSAAHKAGIVHRDLKPENVLLADDGRIKIGDFGLARAASANTATGAALLGTIAYLSPELVTRGVADTRSDVYAVGIMMYEMLTGEQPFKGEQPMQIAYQHANDSVPTPSSANPKVPAELDELVLWATARDPEERPRDARALLEQVQDTEAMLQTALPPAGATAAQKTMVLPGPLGVARDAETQVLGAAAVTAATTRLQPPTPEPTAEVSDSTAALTTVTKKRRRRGWIIALVVVLLAAIAGGTGWWFGFGPGANIPVPSVAKSSVADATSTLTAAGLKVAGEQRQVASLDVPAGQVTGTDPADGTRVPRDSTVTLLVSTGPKLIDLPGLVGLDEKAADAVIASHWRQGGDSVRQFTPDAAKGSVIQALGIDANGGTVDLAGATQYGEKQPISLVISAGPLPDVAGKSVDEASKLLTDAGLTVGDSTSDYSEDVDKGDVVSIVAPKNDDGSDKAVRVGDTVGLLVSNGPPPVTVPDVVGQTWDKARKTLEAAGFKVDYNHKGAADVIPNVFTVTKIDPTAGTSQPKGSTIKVSLDFSG; encoded by the coding sequence GTGAGTGTGAGCACCTCCGATCCGACGATCGGCCGGCTGATCGACGGCCGGTACCAGGTTCGCTCGCGCATCGCGCGCGGCGGCATGGCCACCGTCTACCTCGCCACCGACCTGCGCCTCGAGCGCCGCGTGGCGATCAAGATCATGCACGGCCATCTGGCCGACGACAACCAGTTCAAGCAGCGCTTCATCCAGGAGGCCCGCTCGGCCGCCCGGCTGGCGCACCCGAACGTGGTGAACGTCTTCGATCAGGGCCAGGATGACGAGTCCGCCTACCTGGTCATGGAGTACCTGCCCGGCATCACCCTGCGCGACCTGCTGCACGACTACGGCGCGCTGACCTCCGAGCAGACGATCGACATCACCGAGGCCGTGCTGTCGGGGCTGTCGGCCGCGCACAAGGCCGGGATCGTGCACCGCGATCTCAAGCCCGAGAACGTGCTGCTGGCCGACGACGGCCGCATCAAGATCGGCGACTTCGGGCTCGCCCGCGCCGCGAGCGCCAACACCGCCACCGGGGCGGCGCTGCTCGGCACGATCGCCTACCTCTCCCCCGAGCTCGTGACCCGCGGCGTGGCCGACACCCGCAGCGACGTCTATGCGGTCGGCATCATGATGTACGAGATGCTCACCGGCGAGCAGCCCTTCAAGGGCGAGCAGCCGATGCAGATCGCCTACCAGCACGCCAACGACTCGGTGCCGACGCCGTCGAGCGCGAACCCGAAGGTGCCGGCCGAGCTCGACGAGCTCGTGCTCTGGGCCACCGCCCGCGATCCCGAGGAGCGCCCGCGCGACGCCCGCGCGCTGCTCGAGCAGGTGCAGGACACCGAGGCGATGCTGCAGACCGCTCTGCCCCCGGCCGGAGCGACCGCGGCGCAGAAGACCATGGTGCTGCCGGGCCCGCTCGGTGTCGCGCGCGATGCGGAGACGCAGGTGCTCGGCGCCGCCGCCGTGACGGCCGCGACGACCCGTCTGCAGCCGCCGACGCCGGAGCCCACCGCCGAGGTCAGCGACAGCACGGCCGCGCTCACCACCGTCACGAAGAAGCGCCGGCGGCGCGGCTGGATCATCGCTCTCGTCGTGGTGCTGCTCGCCGCCATCGCCGGCGGCACCGGCTGGTGGTTCGGGTTCGGACCGGGCGCGAACATCCCCGTCCCCTCCGTCGCGAAGAGCTCGGTCGCCGACGCGACCTCGACGCTGACCGCCGCCGGTCTGAAGGTCGCCGGCGAGCAGCGCCAGGTCGCCTCGCTCGATGTGCCGGCCGGCCAGGTGACCGGCACCGATCCCGCCGACGGCACGCGGGTGCCCCGTGACAGCACGGTCACCCTGCTCGTCTCCACCGGCCCCAAGCTGATCGATCTGCCCGGCCTCGTCGGCCTCGACGAGAAGGCGGCGGATGCCGTCATCGCCTCGCACTGGAGGCAGGGCGGCGACTCGGTGCGCCAGTTCACGCCCGACGCCGCGAAGGGCAGCGTCATCCAGGCACTCGGCATCGACGCGAACGGCGGCACCGTCGACCTCGCCGGCGCGACGCAGTACGGCGAGAAGCAGCCGATCTCGCTCGTGATCTCGGCCGGCCCGCTGCCCGACGTCGCCGGCAAGTCGGTCGACGAGGCGTCGAAGCTGCTGACGGATGCCGGGCTCACCGTCGGCGACTCCACGAGCGACTACAGCGAAGACGTCGACAAGGGCGACGTGGTCTCGATCGTCGCCCCCAAGAACGACGACGGCAGCGACAAGGCCGTGCGCGTCGGCGACACCGTGGGCCTGCTCGTCTCGAACGGACCTCCCCCGGTGACCGTGCCCGACGTCGTCGGCCAGACCTGGGACAAGGCGCGCAAGACGCTCGAGGCGGCCGGCTTCAAGGTGGACTACAACCACAAGGGCGCCGCCGACGTCATCCCGAACGTCTTCACCGTCACCAAGATCGACCCGACGGCCGGCACCTCTCAGCCGAAGGGCTCCACGATCAAGGTCAGTCTCGACTTCAGCGGCTGA
- a CDS encoding class II 3-deoxy-7-phosphoheptulonate synthase has translation MVETSEPVVLADPQVIEGLDYWRQLPIKQQPAWPDAEAVAAASAEIASLPPLVFAGEIDQLRDRLARAARGEAFVLQGGDCAETFAGATADQIRNRVKTLLQMAVVLTYGASVPVVKMGRMAGQFAKPRSSDNETRGDVTLPAYRGDIVNGYPFDLASRTADPSRLVQGYHMAASTLNLIRAFTQGGFADLREVHSWNRGFAQNPANQRYEGLAKEIDRAIRFMEAAGADFDELKRVEFYTGHEGLLMDYERPMTRIDSRNGTPVNTSAHFLWIGERTRELDGAHVDYFSRIRNPIGVKLGPSTTPEVMEQLADKLDPNREPGRLTFITRMGAGKIRDALPGLLEASKSLELQPLWITDPMHGNGITTPNGYKTRRFDDVVDEVRGFFEAHRAAKTVPGGIHVELTGDDVTECLGGSEHIDEATLATRYESLCDPRLNHMQSLELSFLVAEELAAFPSPPQA, from the coding sequence TTGGTCGAAACGTCCGAACCCGTCGTGCTCGCTGATCCGCAGGTGATCGAGGGTCTGGACTATTGGCGTCAGCTGCCGATCAAGCAGCAGCCGGCGTGGCCGGATGCCGAGGCCGTCGCCGCCGCCTCCGCCGAGATCGCGAGCCTGCCGCCGCTGGTGTTCGCCGGCGAGATCGACCAGCTGCGCGACCGCCTGGCGCGCGCGGCGCGCGGTGAGGCCTTCGTGCTGCAGGGCGGCGACTGCGCCGAGACCTTCGCCGGCGCCACCGCCGACCAGATCCGCAACCGCGTGAAGACGCTGCTGCAGATGGCCGTCGTGCTCACCTACGGCGCCTCGGTGCCGGTCGTGAAGATGGGCCGCATGGCGGGACAGTTCGCGAAGCCGCGCTCGAGCGACAACGAGACCCGCGGCGACGTCACGCTGCCGGCCTACCGCGGCGATATCGTCAACGGCTACCCCTTCGACCTCGCCTCGCGCACGGCCGACCCCTCGCGTCTCGTGCAGGGATACCACATGGCCGCCTCGACGCTGAACCTCATCCGCGCCTTCACGCAGGGCGGCTTCGCCGACCTGCGCGAGGTGCACAGCTGGAACCGCGGCTTCGCCCAGAACCCCGCCAACCAGCGCTACGAGGGCCTCGCCAAGGAGATCGACCGCGCCATCCGCTTCATGGAGGCCGCGGGCGCCGACTTCGACGAGCTGAAGCGCGTCGAGTTCTACACGGGCCACGAGGGCCTGCTCATGGACTACGAGCGCCCGATGACGCGCATCGACTCGCGCAACGGCACGCCCGTCAACACGAGCGCGCACTTCCTCTGGATCGGCGAGCGCACCCGCGAGCTCGACGGCGCGCACGTCGACTACTTCTCGCGCATCCGCAACCCCATCGGCGTGAAGCTCGGGCCGTCGACGACGCCCGAGGTGATGGAGCAGCTGGCCGACAAGCTCGACCCCAACCGCGAGCCCGGCCGCTTGACCTTCATCACGCGCATGGGCGCCGGCAAGATCCGCGACGCGCTGCCCGGCCTGCTCGAGGCCTCGAAGTCGCTCGAGCTGCAGCCGCTGTGGATCACCGACCCGATGCACGGCAACGGCATCACGACGCCGAACGGCTACAAGACCCGCCGTTTCGACGACGTGGTCGACGAGGTGCGCGGCTTCTTCGAGGCGCACCGCGCCGCGAAGACGGTTCCCGGCGGCATCCACGTCGAGCTCACCGGCGATGACGTGACCGAGTGCCTCGGCGGCTCGGAGCACATCGACGAGGCCACGCTGGCGACCCGCTACGAGTCGCTGTGCGACCCGCGCCTGAACCACATGCAGTCGCTCGAGCTGTCGTTCCTGGTGGCCGAGGAGCTGGCGGCGTTCCCGTCGCCGCCCCAGGCCTGA
- a CDS encoding lysophospholipid acyltransferase family protein has protein sequence MFYWFLKNLVVGPFMYTVFRPWTRGLDNVPKTGAVIFASNHLSFADSIFLPIVVDRQIRFLAKSDYFTGRGIKGWFIKQFFLGIGQLPIDRSGGKASEASLNTGLEVLANGGQLGIYPEGTRSPDGKLYRGRTGVARMILEGHVPVIPVAMIDTEKAMPSGRIIPKVRRIGVVFGEPLDFSRFEGLEGDRFVLRSITDEIMYELSRISGQEYVDVYASSVKEERSKRPSKKKGASASGVSAARKAAEARAAAKKAAAS, from the coding sequence TTGTTCTACTGGTTTCTGAAGAACCTCGTCGTCGGTCCCTTCATGTACACGGTGTTCCGCCCGTGGACGCGCGGACTCGACAACGTGCCCAAGACCGGCGCCGTGATCTTCGCGAGCAACCACCTCTCGTTCGCCGACTCGATCTTCCTGCCGATCGTCGTCGACCGGCAGATCCGCTTCCTCGCGAAGAGCGACTACTTCACCGGCCGCGGCATCAAGGGCTGGTTCATCAAGCAGTTCTTCCTCGGCATCGGCCAGCTGCCGATCGACCGCTCCGGCGGCAAGGCCTCGGAGGCGTCGCTCAACACCGGCCTCGAGGTGCTCGCGAACGGCGGCCAGCTCGGCATCTACCCCGAGGGCACCCGCAGCCCCGACGGCAAGCTCTACCGCGGCCGCACGGGCGTGGCGCGCATGATCCTCGAGGGGCACGTGCCGGTCATCCCGGTCGCCATGATCGACACCGAGAAGGCCATGCCCTCGGGCCGCATCATCCCCAAGGTGCGCCGCATCGGCGTCGTGTTCGGCGAGCCGCTCGACTTCTCGCGCTTCGAGGGGCTCGAGGGCGACCGCTTCGTGCTGCGCTCGATCACCGACGAGATCATGTACGAGCTGTCGCGCATCAGCGGCCAGGAGTACGTGGATGTGTACGCCTCCTCGGTCAAGGAGGAGCGCTCGAAGCGCCCGTCGAAGAAGAAGGGCGCGAGCGCCTCGGGCGTCTCCGCCGCGCGCAAGGCCGCCGAGGCGCGTGCCGCCGCGAAGAAGGCCGCAGCGAGCTGA